The following is a genomic window from Micromonospora cathayae.
CGCCGGACAGCCCCGGCCCCGGGCTCAGCCGGAGGGCCGGGGCAGGCTCGACCAGGCCCGCGACAGGCCCAGCCGGGCCCGAGACAGGCTCGGCCGGGCCCGTGACGGGGTCAGCGGCAGCCGCAGCCGGCGAGGGTGGCACCGATCCGGTCGAGCGCCAACCGGGTGGCGTCCGGGGTGCCGGCGGGTGTCTTGTCGGTGAGCACGGCGAAGGTCAGCAGGCGACCGTCGGCCGTGGTGACCAGACCGGCGATGGCGTGCACCCCGGTCAGTGTCCCGGTCTTGGCCCGGATCGCGCCCGCCCCGGCCCGGGTGGCCGCCGTGCCGTACCGGTCGTCGAGGGTGCCGGACCAGCCGCCGACCGGCAGGCCACCGAAGATCCCGGCCAGTTCCGGCCGGCTGCCGTTGCCGGCCAGCGCGATCAGGTCGGTGAGCAGGGACGGGCTGATCCGGTTGGTGCGGGACAGCCCGCTGCCGTCGGCGAGGGCGAGTTCGTCGGCGGGCAGCCCCAGCTCGGCGACCACCTGGTCCATCGCCGCGGCGGCCCCGACGAACGAGGCGGGCTGGTTGCGGGCCAGTGCGACCTGACGCGCCAGCGCCTCGGCGACCAGGTTGTCGCTGTCGGTGATCATCATGTCGACCAGCCGGACCATCGGCGGCGACTCGACCCGACCCAGCTCCGTGCCGGGCGTGGGCACGGTACCGGGGCTGGCGCTGCCGGTACCGGCGGGTGCGGTGCCCTTCGTCACCTTCGTCCCGGCGGGGAGTCCGAGCAACCGGGCGAACGCCCGCCCGGCGGCGAGGTCCGGCTCGGCGTACCGTTCCGCGCCCTTCCGGCCGGCGTCCGGGTCACGGCGGGCCCCGTCGGTCATCAGCGCGGTCACCGCGCCGCCGTACCCGCCGGTGGGGATGTCGGCGTCCCAGCCGGGCTCGAAGACCGGGCCGGGGAAGAGGGTGGAATCCACCGTCACCCGGGTGGGGGCCGCCCCGCCGAGCGCCTGTTTCACCTGTTCCGCGAGGTCGTCGAGGCGGGCCGCGCCCGGGTAGAAGCCGTTGGCGTCGATGGCCAGCGTCGGGTCGCCACCGCCGACGATCACCACCTCGCCGGGGGCCGCGCCGGCCACCGCCCGGGTGGTGATCCGGTACGCCGACCCGCGCGCGGCCAGCACGGTCACGCCGGTCACCAGCTTGGTGACCGAGGCGGGCACGGTGGCGTCGTCCGCGCCCTGCCCGTACAGCGGTTGGCCGGTGCCGACGTCGGAGACCGAGACGTTGACCCGGCTACCCAGGGCGGCCGCGCGGACCAGCGGGTCCAGGGCCGCCCGTACCCCGTCCGGGGTCGGTGCGGGGGCCGCGCTGGAGGGGCCGGACAGCACCGGCACGGGTGCCACCTCCGGCATCCTGGGCGGTACCTGCGCACCGGGGTCGGCGCCCAGCCAGCCGGCGACCGGCCCGGGACGGACCACCACCAGCCCGACTCCGGCGACGACGAGCAGCAGGACGCTGGCCAGCACCGCGAGCCGGTTCCGTCGGCGACGGCCGGTCGCCACCGGCGGCCCCACCGGCGGCGGCCCGACGGGCGCGGCACCGGACGGCCCGGAACCGGACGACGCGGCACCGGACGGCACGGAACCGGACGATCCAGCACCGGACGACGCGGGGCCGGACGGCACGGAACCGGACGAGGCAGCACCGGACGGCGCGGGACCGCCGGGTGCGGGGCCGGACGGCCCGGTGGGCGGGTTGCCGCCGGGTGGCGCGCCGACAGCCGCAGCGACGGCCGGGTACGGGGGCGGGGCCGCCGGTGTGGTCGGGGCGGCACCGGCGGGGTACTGGGGCGGGGCGGCGGCCGGGCCGGCACCGGCGGGATCCCCCGGACGGGCGGCGTCCGGGGAGCCGGGCCGGGCCGGCGGGCGGTACACGGGGGGCGGCGGCTGGCCGGTGCCCGGCGTACCGGGGGGCGGCGCGACCGCTGCCGGTTCGGGCCCTCCCGGCGCGGAACCGGCTGCTCCAGGACCGTGTGCACCGGGAACGTGCACCCGTCCGGTGGCCGGCTCCGGCCGACCCGAGGCACGTTCACCTCCCGGGCGGTAGTGTGAGTCTTCCCTCCCCACAGCCCCCTCCTCCCCCACGAAAAACGGCTTGGGCGACACTACTTCGGTCCGAAGACTATGCGGCGCCCGACGCCGACGGGTGCGCTTCGCCTGTCCGGGAACCGTCACTGTTCGTTAGCCAGCGTGGGCAAACGTAGGGAGCGTGAGATGGATTTCGACGTCACGGTTGAGATCCCCAAGGGTCACCGCAACAAGTACGAGGTGGACCACGCGACCGGCCGGATCAGGCTGGACCGCACGCTCTTCACGTCCACCCAGTACCCGGCCGACTACGGGTTCATCGAGGGCACCCTGGGTGAGGACGGCGACCCGCTGGACGCGCTGGTGCTCGTCCCCGAGCCGACCTTCCCGGGTTGCCTGATCCGGTGCCGCACCATCGGCATGTTCCGGATGACCGACGAGAAGGGTGGCGACGACAAGGTCCTCTGCGTGCCGTACGAGGACCCGCGTCAGGAGCACCTGCGTGACATCCACCACCTCGGCGAGTTCGACCGGCTGGAGATCCAGCACTTCTTCGAGGTGTACAAGGACCTGGAGCCGGGGAAGTCGGTCGAGGGCGCGACCTGGGTCGGCCGGACCGAGGCCGAGGCGGAGATCCGCGCGTCGTACCGGCGGCACCAGGAGGCCGAGGCGCGGGGCGAGAACACCCACTGACCTCTGATTCGTCACCGGGCCCGGTGGCCGTTCGGTTCAGCCGAGCAGCCCCCGGGCCCGGTCGTACAGGTCGAGCACCGCGCAGGCCACCGGCACCACCGCGACCACCAGCAGGGTGTCGGTCAGGTCCGCCGCCCGACCCAGGTACGGCGAGACCGGCCGGCGCGCGTACGTGCTGCCGGCCGCCACGGTGAGCAGCGCCAGCACCCCGGCGGCGGCGACCAGCACCAGCAGGGTGACCGGGCCGGCCCGGCCGACCAGGGCGACACCCAGCACACCGAGGCCGACCAGCCCGGCGACCACGGTGGGTACCCGCTGGCGCAGCGCCACGAACAGCCGGGCGCGCAGCAGCAGCACGGTCGCCGCGACGGCCACCAGGATCCGTCCGGCGGTTCCGCCGGTCACGGTGAGCACCACGGCGGCGGCGACGGCCAGCACGGCGTGCCCGAGCAGCATCCCGGTGAGGGTCTCCTCGGTCCGGGCCACCGCCGCGTGCACCCGGTCGGTGTCCGGCAGGTCCCGTACGCCGGACCGGGCCTCGGTGTCGGCGTTCGCCGGCAGGGTGATCGGCGGCAGCGGCACCTTGCCGAGCCGGATGGCCAGCAGGGGTAGCGCGCCGACGGCGAAGACCAGCACGCTGAGCAGGATCGCCGCGCTGCCGGCCGGGGTGAGGACCAGCCCGAGCAGCGCACCGACCGCTCCGGCCGCCCCGACCGTCGCGCCGGCCACGAAGACCCGGATCCGGGCGGCCACCCCGAGCAGGCCGAGCACCGCCACCAGCAGCAGGGCGACCGAACCGGCCAACAGTTCGGGCGCGCCCAGCCAGTTCAGCGGGCCGAACGGGGTGACCGGGTCACCCGGGCTGACCAGCAGCGCACCGGCGGCGAAGGCGTACGGCAGGGCGTACCCGCCGAGGGTCGCGCCGGCCGGGCCGTCCCCGTAGGCGCGGGAGGCGACGGTGCCGGCTACCGCGAGCCCGGCGGCCAGTACCGCCGCGACCAGCCAGTCGGCCGGGTGGTCGGGACCGCCGGCCAGCAGCGCGACCAGGCCGACCAGCAGCGGTACGGCGGCGGCGGCCAGCGTGGCGGCCCGGGTGGCGGCGGGTGACCAGGCGGCTCCCCGGCGGCGGGCCCCGTCGGCGATCGCCTCGACCACGTCGTCGTACTCGAGTTCCGGCCAGTGCGCGCGGGCCGGGACGAGGTACAGCACCTCGCCGTCGCGGACGCCCTGGGCGAGCAGGTCCTGCCCGGTCGCCAGCACCACTCCGTCGCAGCGGCGCAGCAGCCAGCCGCCGTGGCGTTCCCCGTCGTCGGCCAGCCCCTCCCCGGCGTGCCGGAGCACCTCGGGCAGCAGTTCGGCGAGCGGGACCTGCTCCGGCAGGGCGACGTCCAACCGCCGCTGCGGGGCGCTGATCGTGACGCGGGCGAGCCCGGTTGCCATCGACGTTTCTCCACTTCCGGCGGCGGGGCACGCGGACGGCAGCACTTTACCTACCATGGGCCGGGCTCGGGTCACCGTGCGCTTGGGAGGTTGGGTGTCCACTGTCGTCATCAAGCGACCGCCGCGCCGACCGGCCCCGGAGATCCCGGTCGGGGAGCTTCCGGTCGAGGCGCCACCGGAGATCCCGGAGGTCACCGGTGGCCGGTGGCAGCAGGCGCTGATGCTGCTGCCGATGCTCGGTGGCACGGTGGCGATGGCGATGATGTTCGGCCGGGGCGGCGGCGCGTACTCCTACGTGGTCGGTGGCATGTTCGGGCTGTCCTCGCTGGCCATGCTGGTGACCTCGTGGGGCAGTTCGTCGGGGATGCCGAAGAAGTCGGAGATGATGGCCGCCCGGCGGGAGTACCTGCGGCATCTGGCGGTGCTGCGCCGTCAGGTCCGGCGGAGCGCGGCCCGGCAGCGCGCCGGCCTGTTCTACCGGCATCCCGACCCGACCGGCCTGTGGTCCACCGTGGACAGTCACCGGGTCTGGGAGCGGCGGCCCGGCGACCCCGACTTCGCGGTGGTCCGGGTGGCGCTGGGGCCGCAGACGCTGGCCACCCCGCTGGTCCCGCCGGTGACCCGGCCGCTGGAGGAGCTGGAGCCGATGACGGCCGGCGCGCTGCGCCGGTTCCTGGACGCGTACGCGGTGGTGCCGGACCTGCCGGTGGCGGTGTCGCTGCGCAGTTTCGCCCGGGTGTTCCTGCGCGGCGACGGGGTCTCCCACGACGGGGGCGACGCGGCGTCCCGGGGCGCGCCGTCGGCGCAGGCGCTGGCGCGGGCGGTGCTGACCCAGCTGGCGGTTTTCCACGCCCCGGACGAGCTGCTGGTCGCGGTCTGTGCCGGCCCGGAGCGGCGGGCCGCCTGGGAGTGGGTGAAGTGGCTGCCGCACGCCCACCATCCGGGGCGCTCCGACGCGCTCGGCCCGGTCCGTCTGGTGACCAGCGCAGCGGCCGAGCTGGAGCAGCTCCTCGGGGACGTGCTCGGCAACCGGTCCCGGTTCAGCCCGGCCGGGCCGGCCACCGACGGTCCGCACGTGGTGGTGGTGCTCGACGGCGCGGACCTGACCGGGGCCACCGACCTGACCTCCGACGGCGGCATCGACGCGGTCACCGTGGTCGACCTGGACACCCCGCCGCCGCGGCTGCTGGACCGGACGACCCTGGTGCTGGAGGTACGCGCCGGACGGCTGCACTCGTACGCGGCGGACACGCACGCCGAGGTGGGTACCGCCGACCAGGTGGCGGTCACCGACGCCGAGGCGGTGGCCCGCCGGCTCGCCCCGCTGCGGCTGGCCGCCACGGTGAAGGGGTCGGACGCGCCGCTCCGCGCCGAGCTGGGCCTGCCCGAGCTGCTCGGGCTGGGCGACCCGGAGAACTTCGCCGTCGAGCAGGGCTGGGCGCCGCGCGCCCCCCGGGACACGCTGCGGGTGCCGGTCGGGGTGGGCACCGACGGCGGCGCGATCGAGCTGGACCTGAAGGAGTCCGCCCAGGACGGCATGGGCCCGCACGGGCTGCTGATCGGGGCCACCGGTTCCGGCAAGTCGGAGCTGCTGCGCACGCTGGTGCTGGGGCTGGCCGCCACGCACAGCTCCGAGGTGCTCAACTTCGTGCTGATCGACTTCAAGGGCGGGGCCACCTTCGCCTCGTTCGACCGGCTGCCGCACACCGCCGCCGTGATCACCAACCTGGAGGACGCGCTGCCGCTGGTGGACCGGATGGCGGACGCGCTCAACGGCGAGCTGACCCGCCGGCAGGAGCTGCTCCGCCGGGCCGGGAACTTCGCCAGCCTGCGCGACTACGAGCGGGCGCGGGCGGCCGGTACGCCACTGGCTCCGCTGCCGTCGCTGCTGGTGATCTGCGACG
Proteins encoded in this region:
- the dacB gene encoding D-alanyl-D-alanine carboxypeptidase/D-alanyl-D-alanine endopeptidase, translating into MGPPVATGRRRRNRLAVLASVLLLVVAGVGLVVVRPGPVAGWLGADPGAQVPPRMPEVAPVPVLSGPSSAAPAPTPDGVRAALDPLVRAAALGSRVNVSVSDVGTGQPLYGQGADDATVPASVTKLVTGVTVLAARGSAYRITTRAVAGAAPGEVVIVGGGDPTLAIDANGFYPGAARLDDLAEQVKQALGGAAPTRVTVDSTLFPGPVFEPGWDADIPTGGYGGAVTALMTDGARRDPDAGRKGAERYAEPDLAAGRAFARLLGLPAGTKVTKGTAPAGTGSASPGTVPTPGTELGRVESPPMVRLVDMMITDSDNLVAEALARQVALARNQPASFVGAAAAMDQVVAELGLPADELALADGSGLSRTNRISPSLLTDLIALAGNGSRPELAGIFGGLPVGGWSGTLDDRYGTAATRAGAGAIRAKTGTLTGVHAIAGLVTTADGRLLTFAVLTDKTPAGTPDATRLALDRIGATLAGCGCR
- the eccD gene encoding type VII secretion integral membrane protein EccD translates to MATGLARVTISAPQRRLDVALPEQVPLAELLPEVLRHAGEGLADDGERHGGWLLRRCDGVVLATGQDLLAQGVRDGEVLYLVPARAHWPELEYDDVVEAIADGARRRGAAWSPAATRAATLAAAAVPLLVGLVALLAGGPDHPADWLVAAVLAAGLAVAGTVASRAYGDGPAGATLGGYALPYAFAAGALLVSPGDPVTPFGPLNWLGAPELLAGSVALLLVAVLGLLGVAARIRVFVAGATVGAAGAVGALLGLVLTPAGSAAILLSVLVFAVGALPLLAIRLGKVPLPPITLPANADTEARSGVRDLPDTDRVHAAVARTEETLTGMLLGHAVLAVAAAVVLTVTGGTAGRILVAVAATVLLLRARLFVALRQRVPTVVAGLVGLGVLGVALVGRAGPVTLLVLVAAAGVLALLTVAAGSTYARRPVSPYLGRAADLTDTLLVVAVVPVACAVLDLYDRARGLLG
- a CDS encoding inorganic diphosphatase encodes the protein MDFDVTVEIPKGHRNKYEVDHATGRIRLDRTLFTSTQYPADYGFIEGTLGEDGDPLDALVLVPEPTFPGCLIRCRTIGMFRMTDEKGGDDKVLCVPYEDPRQEHLRDIHHLGEFDRLEIQHFFEVYKDLEPGKSVEGATWVGRTEAEAEIRASYRRHQEAEARGENTH